A stretch of Candidatus Melainabacteria bacterium RIFOXYA2_FULL_32_9 DNA encodes these proteins:
- a CDS encoding ATP synthase F1 subunit gamma, giving the protein MPSLRDIKRRIKSIQNTQKITQAMRMVAAAKVRRAESKVKASRPFSNELVKSFQRLLATNPDVQSGNVQSSKALDNYPALLSRRELKSVGLLIVSSDRGLAGAYNANVVRKAVARAKELEKDGINTKFFVVGLKGVSALKRAHVDITETYVRMPAVPTIGEANVIAEDLSEYYIKGDIDRIEIITTHFKSMLSFEVQLWQLLPVLIPVESLNEEETRIRSEMIFEPSPEAVLQKIVPLYVTNRIYQALIEASASELAARMSAMASATTNAGDMIRHLTIVYNKARQAAITQEILEVVSGAEAL; this is encoded by the coding sequence ATGCCTAGTTTAAGAGATATAAAAAGACGAATAAAGAGTATCCAGAATACTCAAAAAATAACTCAAGCAATGCGAATGGTAGCTGCTGCTAAGGTTAGAAGAGCAGAAAGCAAGGTAAAGGCATCAAGACCGTTCTCAAATGAATTGGTAAAATCCTTTCAAAGGCTTCTGGCAACTAATCCTGATGTTCAAAGTGGCAATGTTCAATCTAGTAAGGCTTTGGACAATTATCCTGCTTTATTAAGCCGAAGAGAATTAAAGTCGGTGGGTTTATTAATTGTAAGTTCTGATAGAGGACTAGCAGGTGCTTATAATGCTAATGTTGTGAGAAAAGCTGTTGCCAGAGCTAAAGAGTTAGAGAAAGATGGAATAAATACTAAATTTTTTGTAGTTGGTTTAAAAGGTGTAAGTGCATTAAAAAGAGCTCATGTTGACATCACAGAAACGTATGTGAGAATGCCTGCTGTTCCAACAATAGGTGAAGCTAATGTAATAGCTGAAGACTTATCTGAATACTATATAAAAGGAGATATTGACAGGATTGAGATTATAACCACTCATTTTAAATCGATGTTGTCATTTGAGGTTCAGTTGTGGCAGCTTTTACCTGTATTAATTCCTGTTGAGTCTTTAAATGAAGAAGAAACAAGAATTCGTTCTGAGATGATTTTTGAACCAAGTCCTGAAGCTGTTTTACAAAAAATAGTTCCTCTTTATGTAACAAATAGAATTTATCAGGCATTAATTGAGGCTTCCGCAAGCGAACTTGCTGCAAGGATGTCGGCTATGGCCTCTGCTACCACCAATGCTGGTGATATGATTCGGCATTTAACAATTGTATATAATAAAGCAAGGCAAGCAGCGATTACACAGGAAATTCTGGAAGTAGTAAGCGGCGCTGAAGCTTTATAG
- a CDS encoding F0F1 ATP synthase subunit alpha, which produces MTSIRPDEISSIIRSKIEQYESILEISDVGTVIEVGDGIARIYGLRKVMASELIEFQDGHGTLGLVLNLDEDSVGAVVLGEYKYIKEGMIAKTTGKIASVPVGEALIGRIINPIGEPLDGKGPINTTKTRAVERVAPGIVERRSVYQPLQTGLTSIDALTPIGRGQRELIIGDRQTGKTAIAIDTIINQKNYDVICIYVAIGQKTSSIAQIAKVLEENGAMDYTIIVAASANETAPLQYIAPFAGASIGEEFMEQGKHVLIIYDDLTRHAWAYRTMSLLLRRPPGREAYPGDVFYLHSRLLERSAKLSDKLGGGSLTALPIIETQAGDVSAYIPTNVISITDGQIFLETDLFNAGIRPAINAGISVSRVGGAAQTAAVKSVAGRLRLDLAQFRELEAFAQFASDLDKSTQEQLRRGQKLIELLKQPQYSPLSVAQEYTILFAADKGILDTIDSDKISEFKTEWFKYLTANLHDVETKLNVGKKPSDEEQEMLYKTLVRFRDSVFTTVAA; this is translated from the coding sequence ATGACTAGCATTAGACCTGATGAAATAAGCTCAATAATTAGAAGTAAGATTGAACAGTATGAAAGTATACTTGAAATTTCTGATGTAGGTACTGTTATTGAGGTTGGTGATGGTATTGCAAGAATCTATGGCCTAAGGAAGGTAATGGCGAGTGAGCTAATTGAGTTTCAAGATGGTCATGGAACACTTGGCTTAGTACTTAACCTTGATGAAGATAGTGTTGGTGCTGTTGTACTTGGTGAATATAAATATATTAAAGAAGGAATGATAGCTAAAACAACAGGAAAAATTGCTTCTGTTCCTGTTGGTGAAGCTTTAATCGGAAGAATTATAAATCCTATCGGGGAACCTTTGGATGGAAAAGGACCAATTAATACAACTAAAACCAGAGCAGTAGAAAGAGTTGCTCCTGGTATAGTTGAGAGAAGATCAGTTTACCAACCATTACAAACAGGTCTTACTTCAATTGATGCTTTAACTCCTATAGGAAGAGGCCAAAGGGAATTAATTATTGGTGATAGACAGACAGGTAAGACAGCTATTGCAATAGATACAATTATTAACCAGAAGAATTATGATGTTATTTGTATATATGTTGCAATTGGACAAAAAACTAGTTCTATTGCACAAATAGCAAAAGTCTTAGAAGAAAATGGAGCTATGGATTATACTATCATAGTTGCAGCTTCTGCTAATGAAACTGCTCCTCTTCAATATATTGCGCCATTTGCAGGAGCTTCTATTGGAGAAGAATTCATGGAGCAAGGTAAACATGTTTTGATAATTTATGATGATCTAACAAGACATGCCTGGGCATATAGAACCATGAGTTTATTACTCAGAAGACCGCCTGGTAGAGAAGCTTATCCAGGAGATGTTTTCTATCTCCATTCAAGATTATTGGAAAGGTCGGCTAAATTATCCGATAAATTAGGTGGTGGTAGTTTAACTGCTCTTCCAATTATTGAAACTCAGGCTGGCGATGTTAGTGCTTATATTCCTACAAACGTAATCAGTATTACAGATGGCCAAATTTTCCTTGAAACAGATTTATTTAATGCTGGTATAAGACCTGCTATTAATGCTGGTATTTCAGTTTCAAGGGTAGGTGGGGCTGCTCAAACTGCTGCAGTTAAGTCTGTTGCTGGAAGATTAAGACTTGACCTCGCACAGTTTAGGGAGTTAGAAGCATTTGCTCAATTTGCGAGTGATCTTGATAAATCCACTCAGGAACAATTAAGAAGAGGCCAAAAATTAATTGAGTTACTTAAACAGCCTCAATATAGTCCATTATCGGTTGCTCAAGAGTATACGATACTTTTTGCTGCTGATAAAGGTATACTTGATACGATTGATAGTGATAAAATATCTGAGTTTAAAACAGAATGGTTTAAATATTTGACTGCAAACTTGCATGACGTGGAAACTAAACTAAATGTTGGTAAAAAACCATCTGATGAAGAGCAAGAGATGCTCTATAAGACTCTAGTAAGATTTAGAGATTCTGTATTTACAACAGTAGCAGCTTAG
- a CDS encoding ATP synthase F1 subunit delta: MTKGNNIGLSTIADRYAIAMIDLGEKTNQLDILGDDLSKINNTFKSNPELLKFLEHPTITADDKKDVINKIFKDAVTDYALSLTKLLLDRNRIFLFPYLVSHYNDILSKKRNITVAKIITAIDIDDDTKNRVKDKLEKALSCSIKLETRINPDIIAGMVIKIGDKIIDGSIKTKLENMKKQLI; encoded by the coding sequence ATGACTAAAGGAAATAATATAGGATTATCAACAATAGCTGATAGATATGCAATTGCCATGATTGATCTTGGTGAAAAAACAAATCAGCTTGATATACTTGGAGATGATTTATCAAAGATTAATAATACATTTAAGTCAAATCCTGAATTGCTTAAATTTTTGGAGCATCCAACCATTACTGCTGATGACAAAAAGGATGTTATTAATAAAATATTCAAAGATGCAGTGACTGATTATGCTCTAAGCCTAACAAAACTATTACTGGATCGAAATAGAATATTCTTGTTTCCTTATTTAGTAAGTCATTATAATGATATTCTGAGTAAAAAAAGAAATATTACTGTAGCTAAGATTATTACAGCAATTGATATTGATGATGACACAAAAAATAGAGTTAAAGACAAACTTGAAAAGGCTTTAAGTTGTAGTATTAAGCTTGAAACAAGAATCAATCCCGACATAATTGCAGGTATGGTGATAAAAATTGGTGATAAAATCATAGATGGTAGTATAAAAACAAAATTAGAGAATATGAAAAAGCAGCTAATATAG
- a CDS encoding ATP synthase F0 subunit C — protein MDPKTAAILAMGIAVGLGAIGPGIGMGLAVASYMDSVTRQPEAENKIKPFLFIGLGLMEALAIYALVIALILLATQVLA, from the coding sequence ATGGATCCAAAAACTGCTGCTATATTAGCTATGGGTATCGCTGTTGGACTTGGAGCTATTGGTCCTGGAATCGGTATGGGTTTAGCTGTTGCTTCTTATATGGATTCTGTGACTCGTCAGCCAGAAGCAGAAAATAAAATCAAGCCATTCTTATTTATTGGTCTTGGCCTTATGGAAGCTCTTGCTATTTATGCATTGGTAATAGCACTTATTCTTCTTGCAACACAAGTATTAGCCTAA
- a CDS encoding ATP synthase F0 subunit A gives MDNRRGWKLAQIEFGEHWISHLGPLEVHMDTLVTTWISMILLILLALVITRNLNRIPDGLQSFAEMVMEFVEGISIDQMGKEGCKHVALIASLFLFILVGNLLGQLPWRIYHLQQGEFASPTNDLNVTVGLALIVSAYYFIAGISKKGLRYFKHYLEPFWFLLPINMLEDLTRPLTLSLRLFGNILAGEVIILIALAFVPLLAPIPVMLFELFVAFLQAFIFTILSASYIGAVLAEHDH, from the coding sequence CTGGACAATAGAAGAGGCTGGAAATTGGCACAAATAGAGTTTGGAGAGCACTGGATATCCCATTTGGGTCCATTAGAAGTACATATGGATACTCTTGTAACCACCTGGATTTCTATGATATTACTTATATTATTGGCTCTCGTAATTACCAGAAATCTCAATAGAATTCCAGATGGACTTCAATCATTTGCCGAAATGGTAATGGAATTTGTAGAAGGAATTTCCATTGATCAGATGGGTAAAGAAGGATGTAAGCATGTAGCGCTTATAGCTTCATTATTCTTGTTTATTCTTGTTGGTAATCTACTAGGACAATTGCCCTGGAGAATTTATCACCTGCAACAAGGTGAATTTGCTTCTCCAACCAATGATTTAAATGTTACTGTTGGACTTGCTCTTATAGTATCTGCATATTATTTTATAGCAGGAATATCTAAAAAAGGTTTGAGATACTTTAAACATTATCTTGAACCATTCTGGTTCTTGCTACCAATTAACATGTTGGAAGATCTTACAAGGCCACTCACATTGTCATTACGACTTTTTGGAAATATTTTGGCTGGAGAGGTTATTATTTTAATAGCTCTAGCATTTGTACCATTACTTGCTCCTATTCCTGTAATGTTATTTGAGTTATTTGTAGCCTTCTTACAGGCATTTATCTTTACAATATTGTCAGCATCATATATTGGTGCTGTGTTAGCTGAACATGATCATTAA